In Torulaspora delbrueckii CBS 1146 chromosome 1, complete genome, one genomic interval encodes:
- the COG3 gene encoding Golgi transport complex subunit COG3 (similar to Saccharomyces cerevisiae COG3 (YER157W); ancestral locus Anc_8.210), translating to MTRARRSSIVSSIASRTGGLDYLELPSLLDDSYLFNKLEKLALVVGEGSKESVTLEKTSAVDESFKIRDEKKYRQYENYLGQLESHVQRYEMVLQQSYKVHDQIEHAIQTFNSISSNSNDFVNKTKNLYEENHQLSALHEKIPAIMQYFTALDPIMRRLNHASSSNVVRKNSFGNMLISIDQSLFFFEEHPNLEEAELYRIKFKRCLIRACELVSNYLSGILRQTYNNIAEKITSSTSSSTASREALVYNKFEQIAEEYNSRVVDIISRVYNNKFQRYSDELGSILNDCYEQYFQTRLKLLGPMIHQRLDEIITANKELPLVNFIQDTKSQFSQLCVDEHNLFTKFFGSEHSRSKGSQWLCRLCEPLYDAIRTRILRETDISMLCDAVTLFGQYYQFEENSEEYQLQFQDIQFDKIFEPIVQKLQARLILRVQIYIQQNVVNYTPSKDSFIISHRRKKPEGPEATEKNNDAIYLAYVANIDQHSTEEGNYMTRDKLELYYPPLISSLALLSKIYEMLNVSVFNDLAHHIVHDCICSLRKAYDIVNSSPGGANNLDIKLSYLGNLLLLRQEIQNFNIQYTVSETYLDFSGVESLLRSFTGSAKGLQSQDKSVLGMAKALVPKVVKNMVDARSELLIELRNLIKDFTEVVTVQIIGSSLDISTTGESDSLLSRNIKLRQNLEEKLPRTYSQIMIFINDSEIAAHLMIAIQESITQCYNVFYEQVSDKAESGELDKSEVSELMYDDVFADFLNNIISKITNGSANDRGDVSM from the coding sequence ATGACTAGGGCTCGTAGGAGTTCAATTGTCTCCAGTATTGCTTCCCGCACAGGAGGGTTAGATTATTTGGAACTACCGAGTTTGTTAGATGATAGTTATCTGTTCAACAAGCTTGAGAAACTAGCATTGGTGGTTGGTGAGGGTTCTAAAGAGAGCGTTactcttgaaaaaacaTCTGCAGTCGATGAAAGCTTCAAGATCAGGGATGAAAAGAAATATCGCCAATATGAAAATTATCTGGGGCAGTTAGAGTCTCATGTTCAGCGGTATGAAATGGTCCTACAACAATCATACAAAGTCCATGATCAAATTGAGCATGCAATCCAAACTTTTAACAGTATATCTTCCAACTCGAACGATTTCGTCAATAAGACCAAGAACTTGTATGAGGAGAatcatcaactttctgCGCTTCACGAGAAGATCCCGGCTATTATGCAATATTTCACAGCATTAGATCCCATTATGCGTCGTTTGAATCATGCCTCCTCATCAAACGTTGTTagaaaaaattcatttgGTAATATGCTGATCAGTATCGATCAATCTCTGtttttcttcgaagaacATCCtaatttggaagaagctgagcTGTAcagaatcaaattcaaacGTTGTCTCATAAGGGCATGTGAACTGGTTTCCAATTATTTGAGTGGGATTTTGAGACAAACCTATAATAATATTGCTGAGAAAATTACATCATCCACGTCCTCGTCAACCGCATCAAGAGAGGCTCTTGTTTATAACAAATTCGAGCAAATTGCTGAAGAGTACAATTCACGAGTAGTTGACATTATTTCTCGAGTATACAATAACAAATTCCAAAGGTACAGTGATGAGTTGGGTTCTATTTTGAATGACTGCTATGAGCAGTACTTTCAAACACGTCTGAAATTATTGGGACCAATGATACATCAACGTCTTGACGAGATTATTACAGCAAATAAGGAACTTCCATTGGTAAATTTTATTCAGGATACAAAGTCTCAATTTTCACAGTTGTGTGTCGACGAGCATAACCTCTTTACCAAATTCTTTGGATCAGAGCATTCGCGTAGCAAGGGCTCACAGTGGCTATGTAGGCTGTGTGAGCCCTTGTATGATGCCATTAGAACTAGGATCTTGAGAGAAACCGACATTTCAATGCTTTGTGATGCCGTTACTCTGTTTGGACAATACTATCAGTTTGAAGAGAACTCCGAAGAATATCAATTACAATTCCAGGACATTCAGTTtgacaaaatctttgagcCTATCGTTCAGAAATTGCAAGCAAGATTAATACTGAGAGTCCAGATTTACATTCAACAGAACGTCGTAAACTATACACCTTCGAAGGATTCATTCATCATCTCACATagaaggaagaagccaGAGGGGCCAGAAGCAACGGAAAAGAATAATGATGCTATTTACCTTGCTTATGTGGCTAATATCGACCAACACTCCACTGAAGAGGGAAACTATATGACAAGAGATAAACTTGAATTGTATTATCCTCcgctcatctcatctttaGCATTACTATCAAAAATATATGAGATGTTGAACGTTTCTGTTTTTAACGATTTGGCACATCACATTGTTCATGACTGCATTTGCTCATTAAGGAAAGCTTACGATATTGTCAATTCATCTCCCGGTGGTGCAAACAATCTGGATATTAAACTGTCATATTTGGGAAACCTTCTTTTACTTCGTCAAGAGATTCAGAATTTCAATATACAATATACAGTCAGTGAGACTTATCTCGATTTCTCAGGTGTAGAGTCTCTCCTCAGATCTTTCACCGGCAGTGCCAAAGGGTTACAGAGCCAGGATAAATCAGTGTTAGGGATGGCAAAGGCATTAGTTCCTAAAGTTGTGAAAAACATGGTTGATGCCCGTTCAGAGTTGTTGATTGAGCTACGTAACttaatcaaagatttcacAGAGGTGGTAACAGTTCAAATCATAGGAAGTTCTCTAGACATCAGTACCACTGGCGAGTCGGACAGCttactttcaagaaacatcAAGTTGCGGCAAAATTTAGAGGAGAAACTGCCCCGAACTTATTCTCAGATTATGATCTTCATTAATGATAGCGAAATAGCGGCACATCTAATGATTGCCATCCAGGAATCCATAACTCAGTGTTATAATGTCTTCTATGAGCAGGTCAGTGATAAAGCAGAGAGTGGTGAACTCGATAAATCTGAAGTTTCTGAATTGATGTATGACGATGTTTTTGCCGATTTTCTTAACAACATCATTAGTAAAATAACCAACGGATCTGCAAATGACAGAGGTGATGTATCTATGTAA
- the VPS41 gene encoding Vps41p (similar to Saccharomyces cerevisiae VPS41 (YDR080W); ancestral locus Anc_8.212), translating to MQDNDDKSAAVSPVFNGDKATDGTNREPKANDEVSSKSEETSPSKVIESLDIIAGVSEKRFGRSHSESSDEDEVSGEESDEEEEIPPLLKYTRLNKLPTNFFKRDSISACLFHEDFFAFGTHAGLLHLTLPDFTPIQTVKLHRSSILSIHSDGNYFATGSIDGTVAIGLIEDLSTVTSFDFKRPIQAVVLDSDYKSSATFVSGGMAGEVILSQRNWLGNRIDTVLAKGQGPIMGIFTVDDVILWMNDAGITFCSIHSRAHLLNVPFPTDDKEEARPALYRPHVHFPESDRIIVGWGDHVWMFKVSLKTNGEYGKNFGSILSSAASSLRAVPDKKVELEHYFRIRIHMAGIASFKDDQIMCLGFEVDDIENKLAAKIPELEIIDTVSGEEIYNDEVVSKNYQNLSLNDYHLGKHIGKTSPEYFFISASDCIHVQVFSLKDHFDWYVQRENYLKAWEVGKYAVSLNDRLAVGFQYVDQLITDKQWKNAASFTAAIISIVNNSEDKQVKNETLQKSQDVFLNIIENGEVDYVYDTIPTEPQLDKHLYDAILSFFLKELKLKEFFKCIQKWPLRVFSYQKFEEQLEERIEKHDELEGAYRDAIIHLFLVQKLYSKAIPHMIKRKDIRALSILLTHNLISQFADDILEILLIPYDDTLENLPNLPLDKLAVTFRIPIDLLVKNRHSLEVSKIVKKLESPKQLRVILFLYLKKLSVIDPDATAPLENDMISLYADYQRDQLLNFLKKRVNYDVERAIEFCSKRKGFHNELIYLWGKIGENKKALSLIIDGLNDPKLAIEFVKSWGDSELWEFMVGYSMDKPKFVKALLDSPDEFGKIYLEVIKAMPTEMHINGLQATLVNICRSNALNLQVSENVFKLIDDESKEYGIEYLKALTKGKVININDEL from the coding sequence ATGCAAgataatgatgacaagAGCGCAGCAGTTTCCCCGGTGTTTAATGGCGACAAGGCTACAGATGGAACGAACCGTGAACCGAAGGCGAATGACGAGGTAAGTAGTAAATCGGAGGAAACTTCACCTTCTAAAGTAATAGAAAGCCTTGATATTATTGCCGGAGTGTCCGAGAAACGATTTGGGCGTTCTCACAGCGAGTcttcagatgaagatgaagtgaGTGGTGAAGAGtctgatgaagaggaagaaataCCACCCTTACTTAAGTATACAAGACTCAACAAGTTACCAAcgaacttcttcaagcGAGACTCGATATCAGCTTGTTTATTtcatgaagatttctttgcatttggTACTCATGCAGGTCTGCTACATCTTACCTTGCCGGACTTTACTCCAATTCAAACCGTCAAGTTGCATCGCTCTTCAATCCTATCCATCCATTCCGATGGAAACTACTTTGCTACTGGTTCTATCGATGGTACGGTGGCAATTGGGCTAATTGAAGACCTTTCCACGGTCACTTcctttgatttcaaaaggCCAATTCAAGCAGTGGTTCTTGACAGCGATTACAAATCTTCTGCAACGTTTGTCTCTGGTGGAATGGCTGGAGAAGTCATTCTGTCCCAAAGAAACTGGCTAGGTAACCGAATAGATACGGTTTTAGCTAAGGGACAAGGACCAATCATGGGTATTTTCACTGTGGACGATGTGATATTATGGATGAATGATGCAGGAATTACCTTTTGCAGTATTCATTCAAGGGCccatcttttgaatgtcCCATTTCCAACAGATgacaaggaagaagccAGGCCAGCGCTTTATAGACCGCATGTCCATTTTCCTGAGAGCGATCGAATAATTGTAGGTTGGGGAGACCATGTATGGATGTTCAAGGTGTCTCTGAAGACTAATGGTGAATACGGGAAGAACTTTGGGTCTATCCTTTCCAGTGCAGCATCAAGTTTAAGAGCTGTGCCGGATAAAAAGGTAGAATTAGAGCATTATTTCCGAATAAGAATCCATATGGCTGGCATCGCATcgttcaaagatgatcagaTTATGTGCCTGGGTTTCGAAGTGGACGATATTGAAAACAAACTAGCAGCAAAAATACCAGAGCTTGAAATTATAGATACAGTAAGCggtgaagaaatttatAACGACGAAGTGGTATCGAAAAACTatcaaaatctttccttAAATGATTATCATTTAGGTAAGCATATTGGAAAGACTTCACCGGAGTACTTTTTTATAAGTGCTAGTGATTGCATACACGTTCAGGTTTTCTCGCTAAAAGATCATTTCGACTGGTACGTACAAAGAGAAAACTACCTGAAAGCCTGGGAAGTTGGAAAATACGCTGTCAGTTTAAATGATCGACTGGCTGTGGGCTTTCAGTATGTCGATCAACTTATCACTGACAAACAGTGGAAAAACGCTGCCTCCTTCACCGCAGCAATAATTTCCATTGTCAATAATAGTGAAGACAAACAAGTTAAGAATGAGACCTTGCAAAAAAGCCAAGATGTGTTTCTgaatatcattgaaaatggaGAGGTGGACTATGTGTATGATACCATACCCACAGAGCCGCAACTTGACAAACACCTCTATGATGCAATATTGAgctttttcttgaaagagctgAAGTTAaaagagttcttcaaatgcatTCAAAAATGGCCGCTTAGGGTTTTCTCATACCAAAAGTTCGAAGAACAGTTAGAAGAGAGAATTGAAAAGCatgatgaacttgaagGCGCATACCGGGATGCCATTATTCATTTGTTTCTGGTTCAAAAGCTGTATTCTAAGGCCATTCCTCACATGATCAAAAGAAAGGACATCAGAGCTTTGAGCATTCTGCTGACCCATAACTTAATCTCTCAATTTGCTGACGATATATTGGAAATTCTGCTCATTCCTTATGATGAtactcttgaaaatttgCCCAATTTACCTCTCGATAAGCTAGCAGTTACTTTTCGAATTCCGATCGATCTACTGGTCAAAAATCGTCACAGCCTCGAAGTTAGTAAAATCGTCAAAAAGCTGGAGAGTCCAAAGCAGCTGAGAGtcattctctttctttatttgaagaagttatCAGTTATTGATCCCGATGCCACAGCTCCTCTAGAGAACGATATGATTAGCCTGTATGCAGACTATCAACGAGACCAACTActcaactttttgaagaaaagggTGAACTATGATGTCGAAAGAGCCATCGAATTTTGCTCTAAGCGGAAAGGGTTTCATAATGAGCTGATTTATTTATGGGGGAAAATTGGtgagaacaagaaggcATTATCTTTGATTATTGATGGACTAAACGATCCCAAGCTTGCCATTGAGTTTGTCAAGAGCTGGGGTGACTCCGAACTATGGGAATTTATGGTCGGCTACAGTATGGATAAACCTAAGTTCGTTAAAGCATTATTGGATTCGCCGGATGAATTCGGTAAAATTTATCTTGAGGTAATCAAAGCGATGCCGACGGAAATGCATATTAATGGCTTACAAGCAACATTGGTAAATATTTGCAGAAGTAATGCATTAAATCTACAAGTCAGTGAGAATGTTTTCAAATTAATCGATGATGAAAGCAAGGAATACGGCATAGAATATTTGAAAGCATTAACAAAGGGTAAGGTCATAAATATCAACGATGAGCTGTAA
- the MYG1 gene encoding Myg1p (similar to Saccharomyces cerevisiae YER156C; ancestral locus Anc_8.208), whose product MSIPKKLKLDNMVKQICTHSGSFHADEALAVYMLRLLPEFKDAKILRSRVPTDWDQSDIVVDVSGKYDGVKFFDHHQREFFETFDGEHKTKLSSAGLVYKHFGRDIIKSILGGPSKDDVEILYLKVYKQFIEALDANDNGISKFDAEEANIKPKFSDTAITIPGIISGMNPNWNDDCSAEKFDEQFFKASSFIGGVFVNLVDGYGKSWLPAKELVQEAVKNRKNVDKSGKIIILKQFCPWKEHLFEVEKQLGIKDEIEFVLFEDSSKTWRVSTVPISASSYKFRKGLPEPFRGLRDEELSKKSGIPDCVFIHAAGFIGGTKTKDGALKMAQMSL is encoded by the coding sequence ATGTCAATTccgaagaaattgaagcttgaTAACATGGTGAAACAAATCTGTACCCATTCGGGATCATTCCATGCTGATGAGGCACTTGCCGTATATATGCTGCGTCTTTTGCCCGAGTTCAAAGACGCCAAGATCCTAAGATCGCGAGTTCCAACCGACTGGGACCAAAGTGACATCGTGGTGGATGTCAGTGGTAAATACGATGGtgtcaaattctttgaccATCACCAACGTGAATTTTTCGAGACTTTCGATGGGGAGCACAAGACTAAATTGTCAAGCGCAGGTCTAGTTTACAAACATTTTGGTCGTGACATTATCAAGAGCATTTTGGGTGGACCTTCCAAGGATGATGTTGAGATTCTTTATTTGAAGGTTTACAAGCAGTTTATTGAAGCATTAGACGCTAACGACAATGGTATCAGCAAATTTGATGCCGAAGAGGCCAACATCAAGCCAAAATTCTCAGACACGGCGATCACCATTCCAGGTATAATTAGTGGAATGAATCCTAACTGGAATGATGACTGTTCAgctgagaaatttgatgagcagtttttcaaagctaGCTCTTTCATCGGTGGTGTCTTTGTCAATTTGGTCGATGGCTACGGTAAATCCTGGCTGCCAGCTAAGGAACTTGTCCAGGAAGCCGTCAAGAACAGAAAGAATGTTGATAAGAGCGGtaaaatcatcattctGAAGCAATTCTGCCCGTGGAAGGAACACCTGTTCGAAGTGGAAAAGCAATTAGGTATCAAGGACGAAATCGAGTTCGTGCTGTTTGAAGACAGCAGTAAGACCTGGAGAGTCTCTACAGTACCAATCTCTGCCAGCTCTTACAAATTTAGAAAGGGTCTACCAGAACCTTTTAGAGGTCTAAGAGACGAAGAGCTAAGCAAGAAATCTGGCATCCCAGACTGTGTCTTTATCCACGCGGCTGGCTTTATCGGTGGTACCAAGACCAAAGACGGAGCTTTGAAGATGGCACAAATGTCTTTGTAG
- the TFB5 gene encoding TFIIH complex subunit TFB5 (similar to Saccharomyces cerevisiae TFB5 (YDR079C-A); ancestral locus Anc_8.211): protein MPRARRGALIQCDPSIKALIIQIDAQRSDIILEELDDTHLLVDPSKVEFIKQELNRLLSKNIYNPVDEEENE, encoded by the coding sequence ATGCCAAGAGCTAGACGTGGTGCATTGATACAGTGTGATCCTTCCATAAAAGCCTTGATTATACAAATAGATGCTCAACGAAGTGATATCATACTTGAGGAGCTAGATGATACGCATTTACTGGTAGATCCATCTAAAgttgaatttatcaaacAGGAACTGAACAGGCTGCTATCCAAGAACATATATAATCCGgtagatgaagaagagaatgaaTGA
- the TDEL0A01560 gene encoding uncharacterized protein, which produces MNSLLGVFVSSLVLLTGVLAIEVTNNDEYEQWSSTLPSETFENVVQPRSSDTHIIINAHAANETIVSSFQLHVDGNPAEWWSSQVEARYPDGIYTTAEESTSSSTLTTITPTTYPSSVIGIISDIETHTPNLLNKRDANCGWFCGLSVQCSGVMNPCKKCQGFGKRWLKHCVAAWAR; this is translated from the coding sequence atgaattCCTTATTGGGGGTTTTCGTAAGTTCGCTGGTCTTATTGACTGGAGTGCTGGCTATAGAAGTAACTAATAATGATGAGTACGAGCAGTGGTCTTCAACCCTGCCTAGTGAAACGTTTGAGAACGTTGTTCAACCGCGGAGTAGCGACACTCACATAATTATCAACGCACACGCAGCTAACGAGACGATAGTGTCATCATTTCAATTACATGTAGATGGTAACCCAGCAGAGTGGTGGTCTTCCCAGGTTGAAGCTAGATATCCAGATGGCATTTACACAACAGCCGAGGAATCAACATCGTCCAGTACTCTAACCACGATTACGCCTACGACATACCCCAGCTCAGTGATTGGGATAATTAGCGATATTGAGACGCATACACCCAACTTACTAAACAAGCGTGATGCCAATTGTGGGTGGTTTTGTGGGCTGTCAGTCCAGTGCTCGGGCGTGATGAATCCGTGTAAGAAGTGTCAAGGTTTCGGCAAACGGTGGCTAAAACACTGTGTAGCTGCGTGGGCTAGATAG
- the PET100 gene encoding Pet100p (similar to Saccharomyces cerevisiae PET100 (YDR079W); ancestral locus Anc_8.209), translating into MKLPFRYTRSQLEIFRFTFCLLAPVGVMYYIGTDTDKKLNVPGFYPDPETLNKIPKEPYEIKAELARMKKERLEKRLRLEKKLQEELGIDIEAEKNKIREEMAMEKKSA; encoded by the coding sequence ATGAAGCTTCCATTTCGTTATACTAGGTCACAGCTGGAGATATTCCGTTTTACGTTCTGTCTGCTGGCACCCGTTGGAGTGATGTACTACATCGGTACTGATACAGATAAGAAACTGAACGTTCCAGGATTTTATCCAGACCCTGAGACTCTGAACAAGATCCCTAAAGAACCATACGAGATTAAAGCAGAATTGgcgaggatgaagaaggaacGTTTGGAGAAAAGACTGAGGTTGGAGAaaaaacttcaagaagagcttggGATTGATATCGAAGCAGAAAAGAATAAGATTAGAGAAGAGATGGCcatggagaagaaatcagcTTAA